A single window of Nocardioides baekrokdamisoli DNA harbors:
- a CDS encoding AAA family ATPase: MTYPDWIRNITANLPVTAQYVVHGNIRDHHLVASGALTTPQVIAEALREQGFECVLYHSPMTGLQVFGPEDVAEKVLDGVAPLGKHIDYQRLGKVLTRVTMPDSTTALIVDYVSQHRSGRREPTDELHEFMLDCLREVHSGQQHPIADGGPRFYRPVIWLVDVPADLPTWMVSGSDGIRQVSVPFPDVDARIGVARALGFREEQTAAFADASAGLTVRAMQAIRGLADHSGANRIEDAVRAYRLGLTDNPWKRPELRRRIVGEDGSGDAETVLGQRVLGQPRAVRHATDILVRATMGLAGAWQGSRSSGPRGVLFFAGPTGVGKTELAKAITALVFGDESAYTRFDMSEFSAEHTEARLIGAPPGYVGHGRSGELTDAVRRKPFSLILFDEIEKAHPLVMDKFLQILSDGRLTDGMGATVDFSETIIVFTSNVGVADLPINSVPDPAEFEARLLGAVESHFRHVLQRPELLGRIGDNIVAFHYLTDEVGRSLVGRYLDNIRQRTREEHDMALEIPAVVIEWIADRCIADMSLGGRGIGQTLDTVFVNPLGRALIQHDSAIAVVDAVSEHDGLYEVTLR, translated from the coding sequence ATGACCTACCCCGACTGGATCCGCAACATCACCGCGAATCTGCCGGTGACCGCGCAGTACGTCGTGCACGGAAACATCCGCGACCACCATCTGGTTGCCAGTGGAGCCCTGACGACGCCGCAGGTGATCGCGGAGGCGCTGCGCGAGCAGGGTTTCGAGTGCGTGCTCTATCACTCGCCGATGACGGGTCTCCAGGTGTTCGGACCCGAGGACGTGGCGGAGAAGGTGCTCGACGGTGTGGCACCGCTGGGCAAGCACATCGACTACCAACGCTTGGGCAAGGTCCTGACCCGAGTGACGATGCCGGACTCGACGACCGCCCTGATCGTCGACTACGTGTCGCAGCACCGATCGGGTCGCAGGGAGCCGACCGATGAACTCCACGAGTTCATGCTCGACTGTCTGAGAGAAGTGCACAGCGGGCAGCAGCACCCGATTGCCGACGGCGGTCCACGGTTCTATCGACCGGTGATCTGGCTGGTCGACGTGCCAGCGGACCTCCCCACCTGGATGGTGAGCGGAAGCGACGGCATCCGGCAGGTGAGCGTGCCGTTCCCCGACGTCGACGCCCGGATCGGGGTGGCGCGTGCACTCGGGTTCCGCGAGGAGCAGACGGCTGCCTTCGCCGACGCCAGCGCCGGCCTGACCGTACGCGCCATGCAGGCGATCCGGGGGCTGGCCGATCACTCCGGCGCCAACCGCATCGAGGACGCCGTACGCGCCTATCGACTCGGCCTCACCGACAACCCGTGGAAGCGTCCCGAGCTCCGCCGCCGCATCGTCGGCGAGGACGGCAGCGGAGACGCCGAGACCGTCCTCGGCCAGCGCGTACTCGGTCAGCCGCGGGCGGTCCGGCACGCTACCGACATCCTCGTCCGGGCCACCATGGGCCTGGCCGGCGCGTGGCAGGGGTCTCGGTCCAGTGGTCCGCGTGGTGTCTTGTTCTTCGCGGGACCGACCGGTGTCGGCAAGACCGAGTTGGCCAAGGCGATCACGGCGCTGGTTTTCGGTGACGAGAGTGCGTACACGCGTTTCGACATGAGCGAGTTCAGCGCCGAGCACACCGAGGCGCGACTGATCGGAGCGCCGCCGGGGTACGTCGGTCACGGCCGTTCGGGTGAACTCACCGACGCGGTCCGCCGTAAGCCGTTCTCGCTGATCCTCTTCGACGAGATCGAGAAAGCCCATCCGCTGGTGATGGACAAGTTCCTGCAGATCCTCAGCGACGGCCGACTGACGGACGGCATGGGTGCCACGGTCGATTTCAGCGAGACGATCATCGTGTTCACCTCCAACGTCGGTGTTGCCGATCTGCCGATCAACTCGGTCCCCGATCCTGCCGAGTTCGAGGCGCGTCTGCTCGGCGCCGTCGAGTCGCATTTCCGTCATGTCCTCCAGAGGCCCGAGCTGCTCGGTCGCATCGGCGACAACATCGTGGCGTTCCATTACCTGACGGACGAGGTCGGTCGGTCGCTGGTGGGTCGCTACCTCGACAACATCCGCCAGCGCACCCGCGAAGAGCACGACATGGCCCTCGAGATCCCTGCGGTCGTCATCGAGTGGATAGCGGATCGGTGCATCGCCGACATGTCGCTCGGTGGTCGCGGCATCGGCCAGACCCTCGACACCGTCTTCGTGAACCCGCTCGGTCGTGCACTCATCCAGCACGACTCCGCGATCGCGGTCGTCGACGCGGTCAGCGAGCACGACGGTCTCTACGAGGTCACCCTCCGATGA
- a CDS encoding alpha-ketoglutarate-dependent dioxygenase AlkB, with protein sequence MDFQGTLFADDVDTAFGAPERTPLARGAWIDVARGWLPEPDGVFDRLVQDVPWRTERRQMYDRMVDVPRLVHTYMIGEELPHPTLLEARRALNKRYLQELGEPFMTAGCCYYRDGRDSVAWHGDRIGRGNTHDTMVAIVSVGDPRALHLRPRGGGESVTVEMGHGDLLVMGGTCQRTWEHAVPKVAQAGPRISVQFRPFGVF encoded by the coding sequence ATGGACTTCCAGGGGACGCTGTTCGCCGACGATGTCGACACCGCATTCGGAGCGCCGGAGCGTACGCCGCTCGCCCGAGGCGCATGGATCGACGTCGCTCGAGGCTGGCTGCCGGAGCCGGATGGCGTCTTCGACCGCCTTGTCCAGGATGTCCCCTGGCGCACTGAGCGGCGCCAGATGTACGACCGCATGGTCGACGTGCCCAGGCTCGTGCACACGTACATGATCGGCGAGGAGCTGCCCCACCCGACCTTGCTCGAGGCCCGGCGCGCGCTGAACAAGCGATACCTGCAGGAGCTCGGCGAGCCGTTCATGACGGCCGGTTGCTGCTACTACCGCGACGGCCGCGACTCGGTCGCCTGGCACGGCGACCGGATCGGCCGCGGCAACACCCACGACACGATGGTCGCGATCGTCTCCGTCGGGGATCCGCGCGCGCTGCATCTGCGTCCACGTGGCGGCGGCGAGTCGGTCACGGTCGAGATGGGTCACGGCGACCTGCTTGTGATGGGTGGCACGTGCCAGCGGACCTGGGAGCACGCGGTGCCGAAGGTCGCGCAGGCCGGGCCACGGATCTCGGTCCAGTTCAGACCGTTCGGGGTCTTCTGA
- the serA gene encoding phosphoglycerate dehydrogenase, translated as MKVLLLENIHPAAVEVLEAAGFEVDLRSASMSEDELIAALPGVSMIGIRSNTHMTAKVMDAAPDLLAIGCFCIGTNQVDLKAAAAHGIAVFNAPYSNTRSVVELVIAEIISLARRLPEKTDKMHAGVWDKSAKGSHEVRGRTLGIVGYGNIGTQLSNIAEALGLYVIFYDIADRLAHGNARRMPSLDALLAEADVVSLHVDGRPGNAGIFGAEQFAKMKPRSLFINAARGMVVDDHALRDNILSGHIAGAALDVFPIEPKAQGDEFESPLRGLDNVILTPHVGGSTMEAQEEIGFFVAGKLRDFALGGSTALSVNLPAVQPPPLTEGTRVGYLHVNIPGVLAEVTNALAADGANITGQYLATSGEQGYVVTDIAGELAQETLDKLESSPHTEWLRSYSA; from the coding sequence ATGAAGGTGCTGCTGCTCGAGAACATCCACCCGGCCGCCGTCGAGGTCCTCGAGGCCGCCGGCTTCGAGGTCGATCTGCGCAGCGCATCCATGTCCGAGGACGAGCTGATCGCCGCACTGCCGGGCGTTTCGATGATCGGCATCCGCTCGAACACCCACATGACCGCCAAGGTGATGGACGCCGCACCCGACCTGCTCGCGATCGGTTGCTTCTGCATCGGCACCAACCAGGTCGACCTCAAGGCGGCCGCAGCACACGGCATCGCGGTCTTCAACGCGCCGTACTCGAACACCCGCTCGGTCGTGGAGCTCGTCATCGCCGAGATCATCAGCCTGGCCCGGCGCCTGCCCGAGAAGACCGACAAGATGCACGCCGGCGTCTGGGACAAGTCCGCCAAGGGCAGCCACGAGGTCCGCGGGCGCACCCTCGGCATCGTCGGGTACGGCAACATCGGCACCCAGCTGTCGAACATCGCCGAGGCGCTCGGTCTGTACGTGATCTTCTACGACATCGCCGACCGTCTCGCCCATGGCAACGCCCGCCGGATGCCGTCGCTCGACGCACTCCTGGCCGAGGCCGACGTGGTGTCCCTCCACGTCGACGGCCGTCCGGGCAACGCCGGCATCTTCGGTGCGGAGCAGTTCGCCAAGATGAAGCCCCGCTCCCTGTTCATCAACGCCGCCCGCGGCATGGTGGTCGACGACCACGCGCTGCGCGACAACATCCTCAGCGGCCACATCGCCGGCGCCGCGCTCGACGTCTTCCCGATCGAGCCGAAGGCCCAGGGCGATGAGTTCGAGAGCCCGCTACGCGGCCTGGACAACGTCATCCTCACCCCGCACGTCGGCGGTTCGACGATGGAGGCCCAGGAGGAAATCGGCTTCTTCGTCGCCGGCAAGCTCCGCGACTTCGCCCTCGGCGGTTCGACCGCACTGTCGGTCAACCTGCCCGCCGTGCAGCCGCCGCCGCTGACCGAGGGCACCCGCGTGGGGTACCTGCACGTCAACATCCCCGGCGTGCTGGCCGAGGTCACCAATGCGCTGGCCGCCGACGGTGCCAACATCACCGGCCAGTACCTCGCCACCTCCGGCGAGCAGGGCTACGTGGTCACGGACATCGCCGGCGAGCTTGCACAGGAGACCCTGGACAAGCTCGAGAGCAGCCCGCACACCGAGTGGTTGCGCAGCTACTCCGCCTGA
- a CDS encoding glycosyltransferase, with protein MVACTAIVASHHGTRDRALATIVGAMSLGEATRAVIVDLDGTFRGPVRAEIRTLAQLAEHSEVGPLLRRAYATLPPHELPLAAAALAALAEPGDAPTVLLGAGVVVTGSLNPLVEAAGDGIAVIPRADASQVAAEMAPTAKLRADARRLGPVPPALRSPAALTESVVAIGSLESRRALAAYASSWRTRPRVLDLLLGLGLATAYSDPERLLAARRHLGDVALTQDGGRLWIDGRPVVAVDATAYDPQRPWLLDGGITRLPSWGLAGHPAVGDVLRTTAAEWGRLTEAEFVDRHLRVEARRADVMGEELPDLLAEQNVSAWACEMVPGGHRQGVARYLAGVRALRPDLLRAFPEVPGADSERLALWALGPGLRDGAADASLLRAAAEETRARLWAGSLPSVSGGRTQGVNLVGYLAGGLGLGESARLTDSALVAAGEPTTVFDVSHRISSSQDADVRLSPDAIHDISLLCVNGLDTPRVVAGISEVVRDSYRIGMWYWEFAEFPPAQAAAFAEVDEVWAPTDFIRDALASASPGVPVVTMMPPLPQRPGGAVPPLPGRFGIDPKRPWFLFSFDYFSRMVRKNPLGLIDAFVRAFPEVRPRGPQLVIKTMNGDSHPVDAEQLRVACAARPDLILIEEYLPHAERHVLVAHCTAYVSLHRAEGLGLTVAEAMAWGRPVVTTAYGGPMQFTTPRNSYQVGWTPDVLSETVGPYVAGLPWASPDLDEAARILREIVAHPWRARRVGRRAARDIGTRHTHLVAGEAMRSRLQQIRAARAAGSTD; from the coding sequence ATGGTCGCGTGCACAGCAATCGTGGCCTCGCACCACGGCACGCGCGATCGGGCACTGGCGACCATTGTCGGAGCGATGTCCCTCGGCGAGGCGACCCGCGCCGTGATCGTCGATCTCGACGGCACGTTCCGCGGGCCCGTCCGGGCGGAGATTCGTACGCTCGCGCAGCTCGCCGAGCATTCCGAGGTCGGCCCGCTGCTCCGGAGGGCGTACGCAACGTTGCCGCCGCACGAGTTGCCGCTCGCTGCCGCTGCCCTCGCGGCGCTTGCCGAGCCCGGAGATGCGCCCACGGTGCTGCTCGGCGCGGGCGTCGTCGTCACAGGTTCGCTGAACCCACTGGTGGAGGCTGCCGGCGATGGGATCGCCGTGATCCCGCGAGCCGACGCGTCCCAGGTCGCCGCAGAGATGGCACCGACGGCGAAGTTGCGCGCGGATGCGCGTCGCCTCGGCCCGGTGCCACCCGCGCTGAGATCGCCAGCGGCGCTGACCGAGTCAGTGGTGGCGATTGGGTCGCTCGAGTCACGTCGTGCTCTGGCGGCATATGCGTCCTCGTGGCGGACCCGACCGCGTGTGCTCGATCTCCTGTTGGGCCTCGGGCTCGCCACGGCGTACTCCGATCCAGAACGCCTCCTCGCAGCCCGACGGCACCTTGGCGACGTCGCCCTCACCCAGGACGGCGGGAGGCTCTGGATCGACGGCCGCCCTGTCGTCGCCGTCGACGCGACCGCGTACGACCCGCAGCGACCCTGGTTGCTGGACGGCGGCATCACCCGGTTGCCCTCCTGGGGACTGGCGGGGCACCCGGCGGTCGGCGACGTGCTGCGGACGACTGCGGCTGAGTGGGGCCGGCTGACCGAGGCGGAGTTCGTTGACCGCCATTTGCGGGTCGAAGCCAGGCGCGCCGACGTCATGGGAGAGGAGCTTCCGGACCTGCTGGCCGAGCAGAACGTGAGCGCCTGGGCGTGCGAGATGGTGCCCGGCGGTCATCGACAGGGCGTCGCGCGCTACCTGGCTGGAGTCCGGGCGCTGCGGCCGGATCTGCTGCGCGCCTTCCCCGAGGTCCCGGGGGCGGACTCCGAGCGCCTGGCGCTGTGGGCCCTGGGGCCCGGGCTGCGCGATGGTGCCGCCGACGCCTCCTTGCTGAGGGCAGCCGCAGAGGAGACCAGGGCCCGTCTCTGGGCCGGTTCGTTGCCGTCGGTGTCCGGTGGGCGTACGCAGGGGGTCAACCTCGTCGGCTACCTGGCCGGCGGGCTCGGCCTCGGGGAGTCCGCTCGACTGACCGACAGTGCACTGGTGGCGGCAGGGGAGCCGACCACCGTCTTCGACGTCAGTCACCGCATCTCCAGCAGTCAGGACGCGGACGTACGACTGTCGCCGGACGCCATCCACGACATCAGCCTGCTCTGCGTCAACGGCCTGGACACGCCGCGGGTCGTGGCCGGGATCAGCGAGGTCGTACGCGACAGCTACCGCATCGGGATGTGGTACTGGGAGTTCGCGGAGTTCCCTCCGGCACAGGCAGCGGCCTTTGCAGAGGTCGACGAGGTCTGGGCACCGACCGACTTCATCCGGGACGCGCTCGCGAGTGCGTCTCCCGGCGTTCCCGTCGTGACGATGATGCCGCCGCTGCCACAGCGACCCGGCGGTGCTGTGCCACCGCTGCCTGGCCGGTTCGGGATCGACCCGAAGCGTCCGTGGTTCCTGTTCTCGTTCGACTACTTCTCCCGGATGGTCCGCAAGAATCCGCTGGGGCTGATCGATGCCTTCGTCCGTGCGTTCCCCGAGGTCCGACCGCGCGGTCCGCAACTGGTCATCAAGACGATGAATGGCGACAGCCATCCCGTCGACGCGGAGCAGCTGCGGGTGGCGTGCGCCGCCCGTCCGGACCTGATCCTGATCGAGGAGTACCTGCCGCACGCCGAACGACATGTCCTCGTCGCACACTGCACGGCGTACGTCTCCCTGCATCGCGCGGAAGGTCTGGGCCTGACCGTTGCCGAAGCGATGGCGTGGGGGCGGCCGGTCGTGACGACCGCGTACGGAGGGCCGATGCAGTTCACCACGCCACGCAACTCCTACCAGGTCGGCTGGACCCCGGATGTCCTGAGCGAGACCGTCGGACCGTACGTGGCCGGGCTGCCGTGGGCGTCGCCGGACCTCGACGAAGCGGCCAGGATCCTGCGCGAGATCGTGGCTCATCCGTGGCGCGCCCGGCGCGTCGGCAGGCGCGCCGCCCGTGACATCGGAACGCGCCACACGCACCTGGTTGCGGGCGAGGCGATGCGCTCCCGGTTGCAGCAGATCCGGGCGGCGCGAGCGGCTGGTTCCACGGACTAG
- a CDS encoding glycosyltransferase domain-containing protein, translated as MDFICLTDDPHLRSDTWRLEHIVPALSEDPIRSARQLKIMGHPVLSAYDESIWVDARVVLKVDPDLIFDEWLAAADIAVPLHSYRDSVVSEFAEILRVGLDDSHRVYEQLNHYAVGGLDRLNGPVPWTGIMARRRGPVVDAVMAEWMQHVWRYSRRDQLSFMEASARCGLTPDLVEMDNHESDVHTWHLHQGRPTRSFALRSALPFLAPVAEVGVLRGELQRAEAQVEAVGARHRSELEREYARAIKAEQRLKRVEEDLRLALVTQRRLLDELERVVAERHHWWRRLLRRPSGTKGSDDR; from the coding sequence GTGGATTTCATCTGCCTGACCGACGATCCCCATCTGCGCAGTGACACGTGGCGCCTCGAACACATCGTCCCTGCGCTGTCCGAGGACCCGATCCGGAGCGCACGGCAGCTGAAGATCATGGGCCACCCCGTGCTGAGCGCGTACGACGAATCGATCTGGGTCGACGCCCGAGTCGTCCTGAAAGTCGATCCGGACCTGATATTTGATGAATGGCTTGCCGCAGCCGACATTGCGGTCCCGCTCCATTCCTATCGGGACTCGGTCGTGTCCGAATTCGCGGAAATTCTGCGGGTGGGACTGGATGACTCCCATCGCGTGTACGAACAACTCAATCATTACGCGGTCGGAGGACTTGACCGTCTCAACGGCCCGGTCCCGTGGACCGGAATCATGGCGCGACGACGCGGCCCTGTGGTCGATGCGGTGATGGCGGAATGGATGCAGCACGTCTGGCGCTACTCCCGCCGCGACCAATTGTCGTTCATGGAGGCGAGCGCCCGTTGTGGGTTGACGCCGGACCTCGTCGAGATGGACAACCACGAATCCGATGTCCACACGTGGCACCTCCATCAGGGTCGCCCCACGCGTTCCTTTGCACTCCGGTCTGCCCTCCCCTTCCTCGCGCCGGTCGCCGAGGTCGGCGTGTTGCGCGGCGAGTTGCAGCGGGCCGAAGCACAGGTCGAGGCGGTAGGTGCTCGACACCGCTCCGAGTTGGAGCGCGAGTACGCCCGTGCGATCAAGGCTGAACAGCGGCTCAAGCGGGTCGAGGAAGACCTACGCCTTGCTCTCGTGACCCAGCGACGGTTGCTCGACGAGCTTGAACGGGTGGTGGCTGAGCGCCATCACTGGTGGCGCAGACTCCTCCGACGGCCTTCTGGCACGAAGGGCAGTGACGACCGTTAG
- the groL gene encoding chaperonin GroEL (60 kDa chaperone family; promotes refolding of misfolded polypeptides especially under stressful conditions; forms two stacked rings of heptamers to form a barrel-shaped 14mer; ends can be capped by GroES; misfolded proteins enter the barrel where they are refolded when GroES binds) produces MAKLIAFNEEARRGLERGMNTLADAVKVTLGPKGRNVVLEKKWGAPTITNDGVSIAKEIELEDPYEKIGAELVKEVAKKTDDVAGDGTTTATVLAQALVREGLRNVAAGANPMGLKRGIEQAVAAVTEQLLANAKDVETREQIAATATISAGGDTTVGDAIAEAMDKVGKEGVITVEESNTFGIDLELTEGMRFDKGYISAYFVTDPERMETVLEDPYILIANQKISNVKDLLPVLEKVMQSGKPLLILAEDVDGEALSTLVVNKIRGTFKSVAVKAPGFGDRRKAQLQDIAILTGAQVISEEVGLKLDTTDISLLGTARKVVITKDETTIVDGSGDAAQIEGRVNQIRAEIEKSDSDYDREKLQERLAKLAGGVAVVKVGAATEVELKERKHRIEDAVRNAKAAVEEGILPGGGVALVQAGATAFLKLDLEGDEATGANIVKVALSAPLKQIAINAGLEGGVVAEKVAGLEPGWGLNAATGEYVDLLAAGIIDPAKVTRSALQNAASIAALFLTTEAVVADKPEKASAGGDPSGGMGGMDF; encoded by the coding sequence ATGGCGAAGCTCATTGCGTTCAACGAGGAGGCCCGGCGCGGTCTCGAGCGGGGTATGAACACCCTCGCTGACGCGGTCAAGGTCACGCTCGGCCCGAAGGGTCGCAACGTCGTCCTTGAGAAGAAGTGGGGCGCCCCCACGATCACCAACGACGGTGTCTCCATCGCCAAGGAGATCGAGCTCGAGGACCCGTACGAGAAGATCGGTGCCGAGCTCGTCAAGGAGGTCGCCAAGAAGACCGACGACGTCGCCGGTGACGGTACGACCACCGCGACCGTGCTGGCCCAGGCGCTCGTCCGTGAGGGCTTGCGCAACGTTGCTGCCGGCGCCAACCCGATGGGTCTGAAGCGCGGCATCGAGCAGGCCGTCGCCGCCGTGACCGAGCAGCTCCTGGCCAACGCCAAGGACGTCGAGACCCGCGAGCAGATCGCCGCCACCGCCACCATCTCCGCCGGTGGCGACACCACCGTCGGTGACGCCATCGCCGAGGCGATGGACAAGGTCGGCAAGGAAGGCGTCATCACCGTCGAGGAGTCGAACACCTTCGGCATCGACCTCGAGCTCACCGAGGGAATGCGGTTCGACAAGGGCTACATCTCGGCCTACTTCGTGACCGACCCGGAGCGCATGGAGACGGTCCTCGAGGACCCGTACATCCTCATCGCGAACCAGAAGATCTCGAACGTCAAGGACCTCCTGCCGGTCCTCGAGAAGGTCATGCAGAGCGGCAAGCCGCTCCTCATCCTCGCCGAGGACGTCGACGGCGAGGCGCTCTCGACCCTGGTCGTCAACAAGATCCGCGGCACCTTCAAGTCCGTCGCCGTCAAGGCTCCGGGCTTCGGTGACCGTCGCAAGGCCCAGCTCCAGGACATCGCGATCCTGACCGGCGCCCAGGTCATCTCCGAGGAGGTCGGCCTCAAGCTCGACACCACCGACATCTCGCTCCTCGGCACGGCCCGCAAGGTCGTCATCACCAAGGACGAGACCACCATCGTCGACGGCTCCGGCGACGCTGCCCAGATCGAGGGCCGGGTCAACCAGATCCGCGCCGAGATCGAGAAGTCGGACTCCGACTACGACCGCGAGAAGCTCCAGGAGCGTCTCGCCAAGCTCGCCGGTGGCGTGGCTGTCGTCAAGGTCGGCGCTGCGACCGAGGTGGAGCTCAAGGAGCGCAAGCACCGCATCGAGGACGCCGTACGCAACGCCAAGGCTGCCGTCGAAGAGGGCATCCTCCCGGGTGGTGGCGTCGCGCTCGTCCAGGCCGGTGCCACCGCGTTCCTCAAGCTCGACCTCGAGGGCGACGAGGCCACTGGTGCCAACATCGTCAAGGTCGCACTGTCGGCCCCGTTGAAGCAGATCGCCATCAACGCCGGTCTCGAGGGCGGCGTCGTGGCCGAGAAGGTCGCCGGTCTCGAGCCGGGCTGGGGCCTCAACGCCGCAACGGGTGAGTACGTCGACCTGCTGGCCGCGGGCATCATCGACCCGGCCAAGGTCACCCGCTCGGCGCTGCAGAACGCCGCGTCGATCGCCGCACTGTTCCTCACGACCGAGGCCGTCGTGGCCGACAAGCCGGAGAAGGCTTCCGCCGGCGGCGACCCCAGTGGCGGCATGGGCGGCATGGACTTCTGA
- a CDS encoding 4Fe-4S single cluster domain-containing protein, translated as MSLRISRIAAPITVLGPGRRVVVWVQGCTLACAGCASADTWSARGGREMSVEEVTAEVLRLVQEYDLDGLTISGGEPFQQAEAVADVLAAVRAARADLDTVAFTGYDAAVARRRSVRLARLVDILVAGRYDPTQPSDRPLLASANQKIVTSDRGADRLAEVTAVRVQVAADEDDLFVVGLPQPGDLDRLREALEARGVALAGASWR; from the coding sequence ATGTCGTTGAGGATCAGCCGTATCGCCGCTCCGATCACCGTCCTGGGCCCCGGCCGGCGCGTCGTCGTGTGGGTGCAGGGCTGCACCTTGGCGTGTGCGGGCTGCGCTTCAGCGGACACGTGGTCGGCGAGAGGCGGTCGTGAGATGTCGGTCGAGGAGGTCACCGCGGAAGTGCTCCGGCTGGTGCAGGAGTACGACCTCGACGGCCTGACGATCAGCGGCGGGGAACCGTTCCAGCAGGCCGAGGCAGTGGCGGACGTACTCGCTGCGGTGCGGGCAGCTCGGGCCGACCTCGACACGGTCGCGTTCACCGGGTACGACGCCGCAGTGGCCCGTCGGCGGAGCGTACGGCTGGCACGCCTGGTCGACATCCTGGTCGCAGGTCGGTACGACCCGACACAGCCGTCCGATCGTCCGTTGCTGGCGTCGGCGAACCAGAAGATCGTCACCTCCGACCGTGGAGCCGATCGGCTCGCGGAGGTCACTGCCGTACGCGTCCAGGTGGCCGCGGATGAGGACGATCTCTTCGTGGTCGGTCTGCCGCAACCCGGAGACCTGGATCGGTTGCGCGAGGCGCTCGAAGCCCGAGGCGTGGCTCTGGCAGGTGCCTCGTGGCGCTGA
- a CDS encoding GntR family transcriptional regulator — protein sequence MTHPSFLLERTPKYVQVREYVRDLVGNALPGSPAPSERELVNVFAVARMTVRQAIDALVAEGLLERKPGRGTFVAARPGSQSHAVVGLTEYMAIRGVEVTSRTVVIRTQQAGPGVARALSIPEGVEVVHWRRVRHADGLPFGIEDVYLPLELVPDLAQAEPASLYDYLAAIGMRPTSNDDTYTADAASIEDSEFLGVEIGSPVLRKQRRALVDRIPIEVSRGAWRTDVHALWLRFSD from the coding sequence GTGACCCACCCGTCCTTCCTTCTGGAGCGGACGCCCAAATACGTACAGGTCCGCGAGTACGTCCGCGACCTCGTTGGGAACGCGCTTCCGGGCAGCCCTGCGCCGTCCGAGCGGGAGTTGGTGAACGTCTTCGCGGTCGCGAGAATGACCGTGCGCCAGGCCATCGATGCGCTCGTTGCCGAGGGTTTGCTCGAACGCAAGCCGGGCCGCGGGACGTTTGTCGCGGCGAGGCCCGGCAGCCAGTCGCACGCCGTGGTGGGCCTGACCGAGTACATGGCCATCCGCGGTGTCGAGGTCACGTCGCGCACGGTGGTGATCCGGACTCAACAAGCAGGCCCCGGTGTCGCCCGCGCGTTGTCGATCCCGGAGGGTGTCGAGGTCGTGCACTGGCGGCGCGTACGCCATGCCGACGGCCTGCCGTTCGGCATCGAGGACGTCTACCTACCGCTCGAACTCGTCCCCGACCTGGCGCAGGCCGAACCTGCGAGCCTGTACGACTACCTCGCAGCCATCGGGATGCGGCCGACGTCGAACGACGACACCTATACGGCCGATGCGGCGTCGATCGAGGACTCCGAATTCCTCGGCGTCGAGATCGGCAGCCCGGTGTTGCGCAAACAGCGGCGGGCGCTCGTGGATCGGATCCCGATCGAGGTCAGCCGAGGCGCGTGGCGTACTGACGTCCACGCCCTCTGGTTGCGCTTCAGCGACTGA
- a CDS encoding TIGR01777 family oxidoreductase — MRILLAGASGMIGTAVISALRARGDHVTLLVRRPPRGSSEIEWDPANGVVPPEALDGIDAVIGLSGSPIGKLPWTKSTRAEILNSRVKATRTLARAVRAAHDAGSGPAVYINASGVNAYGNSRPDDCLDELTPIPAEGGGFLCDVVRQWEAAAREAEGPGVRVAMLRTGMVTGRGGAFDKLELLARWGVAGPIDEGEGAWPWISLRDEVGAILYILDTDVSGPVNLVGPTPATSGEVMRAVARSVKRPYWLPAPPWAVKTALGSAAEELVLIDLLVLPDKLLESGYTFFTPTIEDALGV, encoded by the coding sequence ATGCGCATCCTTCTCGCCGGCGCCTCCGGCATGATCGGTACGGCGGTGATCTCGGCGCTCCGCGCGCGGGGAGATCACGTCACGTTGCTCGTCCGCAGACCACCACGGGGGTCGAGCGAGATCGAGTGGGACCCAGCCAACGGCGTAGTCCCGCCAGAAGCACTCGATGGCATCGACGCGGTCATCGGGCTCAGTGGCTCCCCGATCGGCAAGTTGCCGTGGACCAAGTCCACTCGTGCCGAGATCCTCAACAGTCGCGTCAAGGCGACCCGTACGCTCGCTCGCGCTGTGCGCGCTGCGCACGACGCGGGATCCGGTCCGGCCGTGTACATCAATGCGTCGGGCGTGAACGCGTACGGAAACTCGCGACCGGACGACTGCCTCGACGAGTTGACGCCGATCCCTGCCGAGGGCGGTGGGTTCCTCTGCGACGTCGTACGCCAGTGGGAGGCGGCAGCGCGTGAGGCGGAGGGGCCGGGCGTACGCGTGGCGATGCTGCGCACGGGAATGGTGACCGGTCGGGGCGGAGCCTTCGACAAGCTCGAACTGCTGGCTCGCTGGGGAGTCGCCGGGCCGATCGACGAAGGGGAAGGCGCCTGGCCGTGGATCTCGCTGCGCGACGAGGTCGGCGCGATCCTGTACATCCTCGACACGGACGTGTCCGGTCCGGTCAACCTGGTCGGCCCGACGCCTGCGACGAGCGGTGAGGTGATGCGAGCGGTCGCGCGCAGTGTGAAGAGGCCGTACTGGCTGCCGGCGCCGCCGTGGGCCGTGAAGACCGCGCTCGGCTCCGCGGCCGAGGAGTTGGTCCTGATCGATCTGCTGGTGCTTCCGGACAAGCTCCTGGAGAGCGGGTACACGTTCTTCACCCCGACGATCGAGGATGCCCTCGGCGTCTGA